The following DNA comes from Rosa rugosa chromosome 5, drRosRugo1.1, whole genome shotgun sequence.
AATACGGCGAGTTTGAATTAGATCAAATTCTAATCAAGGCCTTACTTGAGGCCGCATCTTTACTTGATGGTTGCAGTATTTTGGCATGTCTGTGTTTATAGCGTCCTTGAAGCTTGCTGCATTGATTgatcacatgaaaacataaACTTTGAGGTTCAATAGCCAAATACATGGCAATTGAATCATGAGCGAAGATCATAAAGAGCATAATGCGAGTAGGAAGTGGATTTGATACAATGAATTCAAACCATCAGACCTGTCTTGTTCAGAGCAGTGATAAAAAAATGACGCTTTTTCCAACCTTGTCGGCCTTTGAATGGTATAGAAGTCAGGAGCCCCTATCTGGGAGAAATGAGTTGGAAACCCTTTTCCATGCTCGGTTTGGAAGCGCTGAAGAGCCTGTTACAATAGAAGATCTGAGTCACGTGCGACAACAAACCAGTTAAAATGCTGCGCTTAAATTTAGCTTAAAGAGATCTTGAATGAGTATGATATATATTAAGCATGAAAACTTTATTGGATACAAAGCAGATGATGAACTTTGGTATTAGAAACTGAACTATTATCTCAACCAAAGCGCTGTTGACTGATATGTATAACTATCAACCTAAGGAGCTCAAATCGTATGATACATGGCATTCACTAAAAGAAACACTaataatgaaaaattaattatctatttttaagaaaggaaaaaaaaacttgattaATCAGAAACTGAAGCAATGAGAGCCAAAGAAACTCAACGGCAAAAAAGGAGTAATCTGAATCAATAATTTTATCATTTTACATAAACCCGGACATAGCAATGACAATGCAAAATCCATAGGCATAGGCATCAAAAATGAAGTCCTATTTTCCTTGAGTTACAGCATTTTTCTCCCTTGGCAAGTCAGTAGTGAACAAACATTATGGGGTAAGAAAACAATGATATACGTAAACTTCCATAACAGATAAATAAACATCCTACCAATAAATAATTCAAAATATCAAAAATGAGATATTATCAACAGATTTCGTAGCCTGGGAGCTTGATGAGGGGGGAGATGTGATTCTAGAATAACTATAAATGAAGCAAGGGAGAAACTTACTATGTCAAATATATTGAATACTTTTCAATTATTGGGTAGTACACCCAAGGCGCTGCAGCAATAAAAGTATCAGGTTCCAATATCTCCTTAACATGCTCCAAGAAAGACGAACCAAGAAGACTGCCAACAGATCAGAAAATCAAGAGACAGCAATAGTAAACTTtgataagaagaaaagaaaaaaattagctACAATCTTTCATTAATACATTAGAATCAGCTGAAAAATGAGAAAGGAGAAACTCAAGATAAATTGACGAAATTAAAAAAATGCCTTGAAAGTTTAATCAGGTTTCACCTAGACCAATTCTATAGCCAGACAGCAAACAATTTCTATTGGTATTAGAGTACTATGACTTCCTATAACCATACGGACACAAATCATTGCCTAGAAGAGCTTTGCTGCTATAGCTACATCAGATGGGCACTTTGTTTATAAACTTGCACATAAACTCCTTTAGGTAACAATGAAATCCAACAGAAAAAGTAAGGACTGATGAAATATTGAACACAGTTGACAAGGAAACAATTTAACATACCTGGTCTTGCGCTTTTCCTTTCAAGTCCAATCAAATACTTTACAGGTACCTAAACAAATGAAGTAAATGTCACCGTAGATCATTATCACCTATCTTACACAAAATACTGAAAGCTCCAAATCCTTGAGAAACAATTGAATAGCAGTATGGAGTACTCCGTGAAAATTGACGAAATTAAAACAGCATAACCCtgagaaaaccaaaagaaaatttgaaagaaaaccaaaaccaaaaaatcaaaaaccaaatcaatgGAAACTTAACCCCAAAATACCCTGTCACAATTAGGTAGTCTCACCTTTAGGTAATTCGCCAAAACTGAGtcgattttgattttaattttgttccTCTGTTTGAGTTATAATTAACCACTGCAGAATGGCCTTACTAAAACCTTGGTGGCTCCACTGTTCAAAGTAATGGAGCAGCATTATACCCTCTCCTATCCTTTTAGCTAGTCTAAAATGAAACAATATTAAAGTAGAAAGACAACCAATTCCCACTCTTCCTAGTGTAATAATAACATCATACAGAGAGGCCTTAAAAGCATGATTCAAAGCAAGTGGAAAAGAGTTTACTGCTTATACATGTTAGGTCCTAATTTGGCAGAAGAAATGCATACAAATTGGGTGATTGAAGATAAAAGAACATAGGATACAGAAACACTACCTGCAACTAATATTAGCCGACACCAACTTTCACAATGTTCCGAAATCTCCCATACATTTACctgcaaaaattgaaagaaagcgAAGCAGCATTTGGCAATCACCCACTCTTTGAAATTACCCAATGTAATAATTAACACATGGAACTTCAATCGAAAACGAAAACCCAAATAAATGAAATTCAAAATCTGGAAACAATTATCAAGGCTGACCTCTACTGAATCCGCAACACTGTCGCTCGAGTTGATACCTATTATTCTGCCTTTTGGGTTTGATTAAGAATCCGCTCTGCCCACATCAATGGAAATAGGACACCCAAATCAATGACAAATCAATGGAACACGAAATCTGAAAGTCTCCGATTTGATTCTAATTTTTTCCtctttctgggtttgattttgcTCTGCTCCTCTTTCCCTTCTCCTTTTATATGAACCGTAAATTGAGAGTGGGGTGAATAATAAGGAAGCCATATCCACTCCAATCATTTCCCACGTCCGCCTTCCGTCTCCAATCGTGCGCCCCGCCAGTCGTTCTTCGAGCAGATCGTGCTAACTGCCGGCAATTTCTGTTTTCCTCAATGATtccgtatttattttcttatttatgtttttgtatTTTACATTGCTATCCCTTATTGATAATTTTCACTTAAGTTGAACTGTTCTTTAAATCATGGGTAATTATGGGAGTTcaaaaatttggtgaagctttGACACCAAATCTGGCGCCTCCCTTTATTGTAGTAGAGATGTGCCTTGACCCCTTATCCTCTGCTGCTTCAGCTTCAATTTTAAAACTCATACTTTCTTCACATCTGAATTTGGCTCAAACACCATGAATAGGGTTtacattatttttctttcaaacaCCATGAAATATCGCTTGCAGTACATGATACATACTTGTCTACTCGATGATCGATTGATTATAAAAAGAAAGGAGAAAGACAATTACTATATGTTACTGTAACAGAACGTCCCTTCAGCTATGAATGAAATTCTATTCAACCCAGAACCCTTCAACTATGAATGAAATTCTATTCAAGACCTCAAAGCCAATGCTTCTTTTGGCTACTGACATATGTGTTATAAAGAATAAGCACCATTGCCAAAGATAGATCAAATCTATGGAGATGAGATTTTGAGATGGGAGTAGTTTAATTTTCTCTTGCCCATTTCCCATGTTAGTCAAAGTCATATATAATGACTCAAATTAATTAGGAGAAACAAAACCTATCAAGTCATCAAAACACGCAAGGCAAGATTGGATCTTTATGGCCAACAGATGATCACACATATTCGGAAGTAGGAATCAAAGACAATTTTCAGCTaatcaattaaacaaaaataactACAATCAAATACCACACCTATTCTATTTGTTTTCAACCCAATCTTCCCGTCATAAACTCGAACCACTCAAAACGCAAAGCACTGaatacaaaacaaaaggaaacaACATCGATTATAATAGCTACAaaactgaaacaaaacaaaaaaaaccaattCAAGAAAATCAGTTAAGAGTGTGTTGTTGGTACCTAATTGAAATCCCACCAAGCTTTCACGATCGTTGACGTCGATGGCAAAATTTGATCACACAGAACAGCGAAGATGAAGCTCGATTCGCCTATATACTGAAAGGATATAGCAGCTAGCGcaggtcttcttcttcctcacagCAAAAGACCCAATCAAAAACccataaaaattcaaaaccgCCGACAACAAAAGACCCAATCAAAAGCCAAACAAATCacacaaaaactaacaaacgCAATAGAGCAGCAGAAAGGAGAAAACTTACGAACCTGCACCCACTCAAGCTACAAAGTCAATCTtatcaaaacaaaaccagataCCCTTCTCTCGCTTTCTGCTCAAACATGACAatcacttcttttctttttcttcgttttgtttttggtctgaCCACAACTCTTCCAtcgcgcaaaaaaaaaaaaaaaaactgcaaccGCCCTTTAGAAAAATACAGATCTACAATGGCAAGTCGTAAATTACCGGAAAAAAAGGGGCAAAACCGTCCTTGAAGTCAAACAGTGCTATGAACAGTGCTAGCTCTAGGGGCTTTAGTATATGTATAGGAAGATTTGTCCGCGCCTTGCTGCGGATTTGGTATTGTGATTGTTTTCGTACATGATGACAATATTATTGGTGTTGTAATGTATGGTATagatggtttggtttggttgcaCAAAAATTGAAGGCAGTGCAGCTCCAATTGAGGACAGTAAACATGTAATGAAGACCTGTAAATATTTAATAGAAGTGGTCAGTTGTAAAGATCAGATGCATATGATGAAAATTTGAAGTATATATTTGTATAATTTGTGGAAGCAGAATTGAGAAAATGTAATGAGGCAAACATTGTAGACTTATTGTGTGAACAGTAGTGTAAAAGTTATTTATCCCTGCATTCAAATATAtaatctaatttaaattttagatATTTATCCCTGATAATAATAATCACAATATGCAAGTATCATCAATAAACACCAAAAGCACTGAGTTCACAACAatgataattatatatatacttatgcTAGTGCCACGCCTAAAATCATGTACATACCAATAAGGAGACAAAGAATTTAGTAACTATATTACATCAGAGATGAGGATGTAAAAACTTATAATTAGATGCAAATTCAAAACATTCAAACTAAACTCAAACTATAACCAAAATTACAGAAATATCTTCCTTTTTTAAGTAACCTAAACtgaaaaaaaatcaaccaaagtccaaaacaataaaaccaaATTCTATCTTTTTGAACACTAAATATTTAGAGTTGAGAAAATCTTGACCTTCAAAGTCACACGGAAATTCAACATGGACTAATCACCAACAATCATTTGAATTATCATATCAAatgaaaataataagtaaaataATTTGCAGTACCTATCTACCCATGTATCTATCCATTTCATTTGATAAAGTATTTTAAAAGATAAGATCTTTGCCTTTATTCTCCCCAAAGATCACTAATCTTTTTTTATTAGGGGTTAGTGCACATATAATCTTCAATCTCAAATCTAAAACTCTCTCAATGGGATAGAAACTGTAAACAACTAATTGTATAATCTGAAACTGAAATTTCCATGCAACGAAAAGCTAAATCAGATACTCCTCTCACTATGTAAAAGAATTAGTCTGGTCAATTTAGAGATAAGTTAGATTATAATTAAATTTAATAGAGATTATTGTTAATCTTATGCAACACTGTGATGTTAGCAGGTTGCATTGCAAGAAAATCAACAATCAATATGCTTTGATACATTTGGATTAAAGAATCAACTGCCAGCAGATTCTGCAATTATACATTAAGAATGGCAAAAGTAGCTACTATTATGTATTTGCTGTTAGGATACATTATGCGATGCACAAAGAAGATAGACAACTAAAATGGAAGAATACAAAATATAGACAATGAATTGAAAAGCCAAAGTAGGGATTAATGAATCAGTAGTGGATAGTACCAACTGTGCAAATTTGACCTTGTAGGGATAGTACCTAGCTCTTTGAAAACCCAGCAACCTgttcaaccaaaattttcaatctctcgTCTTCTTTCTCTTAGCTCAACGATCtaccatcaaaatcaaaaacctgGACAGGAAACTACGATATTACAAAACTTCAATTCAATTAATCATATTAGCCAACTCTTCAATTAAGCATAAACGCGACTAACTGAATTTAACTTTCAACAAACTCGGAATCAAAACCCTGAAATTACACAATCAAATTCAATCACCCAAGAAAACCCCAATTCAGTAACTCTAACTGTAAAAGCTAATCAAACCCAACACAATAAAACCGAATTCCCAATTTCCGAAACCCACAATCAATAACCTGACTCAGAAGAGAACAACAAAACCCCAACCAAAACGAAAAAACATAGAAATCTGGGAAACAATGCTCTCAAAATTCTCAATCTTCCGATTGAGGTgggaacaaaaacaaaaaaaaaatcagcaagAAACTGCTTCGCCTTCTTCTTCTACTGTTGATGATGAGATTATGTTGTAATTGCTTTCTATTGGAAAACACCATCGTCacactttaaaaaaaaagaaaaaaaaaaagggtcgcGTAAGAACCGTATAGAAGAATGGCAAACTTGTAATTGACGGAGACAGAAAGGGCAAAAGGGACACTTCATTTTTCATGAACAGTGCACCGAGCTTTAGATATAGGAtgtataaataataataatttccctcactctctctctcaaactctctcaGCAAGCAATCCATCTTGTTCTGATATCCAAACCCTGTGATTAAGCCCCTAGAGCTAGCACTGTTTGACTGCAAGGACGGTTTTCATCTGTTCCTTGAAAGAATCAAACTTGGCTGGCTGGCACCCAGATTCACGCATTTCATCAAAAAAAGTCTATTGCTTCTTTCATCTGTTCCTTCAAAGAATCAAACCATTCGATTTCATTTCACATCAATCTACTCGATTCATTCCCTACTGTTGGTGAGTACTACCTtggttatttacttatttttgttttcaattttagttAGAAGCTCTTGGATTGTTGAGTTGAGGGGCCTGATTCGATTCTAATGCTTTTGCCATATCTTGGCATGTTGCTGCTGTTAATTGCCTTTTGTTGACTTTGTAATTTCATTTATTTACAGATTTTTTGTTTAGGCAAATTGTTCcaatttgttctctttttaTTTAATTCGTCTCTTGCATTCAAGGAATCAAGGCTTTACGGCTACGCTGGAGCAAAACCTTCAGAGCATTGGAGCAAACGTTGATGATTCGGAGCATTGGAGAGGCAGTGGTCATAGGAGAATTTTGGCCCAATTATAAActcggttggaggcccaaccaaccaACCGAGTCTCTCTCGGTATACCGACTTTTATGGCCGGTAATGGTCGTCCATTTGACGTACCAAACTAGTCCGGTACGGTAGGTGGTATTGGGCCTGCGACTCCGGTACCGaaccgagcccagccctagtttAATTTTCTCTTGCTGATCAAGATTGTGGGCCGGACCGTGGGCTTGGCCCATAAAGTGGGTCACTTCCTCCTGCAACAAAACCTATAAAACTTGTATAGGGTTTATCAGATTTTAGGAGGCGCCAATACTAAAACCCCAAAAAAATGAGTTCCCACTGCATGACGCCGGAGCCACTCTCGGCCTCGGGTCGGAGCTCCGAGAAGATGAGCCTGCCGACACTTCAATCCAAGATGAAGTGCGACCCGGAAGGCTACGAGACGGAGCTCCTCCTTGTGTACAACCAATTCAAGTCGTCGCTGGAGCTCTTCAAGCAGCAAGCCGATCTCGGATTCAAGTCCGTCACCGGCAGCGGCGGCAGCGACCCCACCGTCGCCAAGGACCTCGCCGACCGGGCATTGTTTCTCGCCCACGTCACCCCCTTTTACCCGGCCCAATTGGCCCAATTCCCCTCACAGCTCTCCGAGTTTCTCCACTCCTCCGCCCGAACGCTTCCCTCTGGTCTCAGATTGCATGTTGCTCAAGCTCTCATTCTTCTTATGAACAGAAAGGTATGAACTTTATCAGAATTGAATGGTgttatttattcatttttttttttcgatttcaATGAATGTGGAGTATTGGAATTAAAGGGTGTTATTCAATGTGTAGAAAGGTTGGAACTTTATTATGAACTGGGTTTTGATTGCTGACCAAGTTTTGGAGTATAAGAATTAAGTTGCTTGGTAGactaatttttggttttgattataATGTGTGTGCTTTTTGGTGGGTCTTCTAGATGGTGGATATTGCAGACAATCTAGGTTTGTTCATGGAGATACAGACTTATGGCGATAAGGCTTTAAAGACCCTGGCATACAATCATGTCATACATAGCATAAAGCGAATGAATATGAAGCATAAGAATGAAGCTAAGAATCGGGTGCTTCAGAATGTCTTGTTTCGGATGCTACAGGTGTGTGATAATGCATTTTCTTTCTGGACGTTCACAAGCTGCTGCCATGTGATTGTTAAAAATTCAGGGGATTGAGTGCTTGAATTGGTGAATGTttgtgttctttttgttttgtagcTAGAGGATGAAACAAAAGCAAAGAGAGCACTTATCACTCTACGTGAGCTTCACCGGAGAAAGGTGTGGTTTGATGAAAATACAGCAAACGCAATCTGCTCTGCATGTTTTCATCCATCGTCGAGGTGCTCATTGCTCTTTTGTTATTTTCCGTGTCATTTCCAATCATGGGGTTTAAGCGATAACATTTTTTGTTTGAATGTCTCAGGATAATGATTGCTTGTCTCTCATTTCTGCTTGATTACGAGAAGATTGAGGAGGAGGATGATAGTGATGCGTCAAGTAGTGATGAGGACACTCCTATTAAATCTCATCTAGCCATTAATAGAGAGGATATATATAAGGTCAGTTTTACTCTATTAATGAGCATTGTTCTAGCTAGTTTGTATCATGGTAAATGATACTTCAAGCGTTTTACTTTGATGCTTGTACATTTACCACATGCTTGTTGATAAATATGTATACTACAGTATCCCATCTTTTCTAGGTAAATAGGATGAATTTCATTATTTCTTGCAAatggtaattttttttacaaaactAAAAATGAAACTTCTTTCAGGCGCACCATAAGGGTACACTTGctagcaagaagaaaaagaaagcaaaactGCAGCGTGCCATTCGTAGCCTGAAAAAACAGCAACGCGTAACATCAGAAAAAAGTACTTCAAATTATCATACGCCACTTAATCATTTGAGAGATCCACAGGTTTGTCTATTTTTATTATCTACATCTTGCTTGTCTTCTTTCTGTGATTTATTAAGGATATTTAAGATCTCATTCTCCACAGGAATTTGCTGAGAAGCTATTCTCCCGTCTTCAAAATAGTACAAGAGTTGAACGCTTTGAGGTAAATAACTATTGATGTTTTACATTTGTAGAATTCAAAAAGTACACAGACATGCTTCACTTGTAGAGAAAGTTATTGCTCACCATTATTGGAACACTATCATATTTCAACAATACCTGTAAAGAAGAGATTCAATTACAAACCACTTTGTTGTATAACAATtctgtgtttcttttctttctataCAGTTATGTAGTTTGTTGTAACACTGACACTGGAAAGTGCATTTCTCATTTGTTTTGACTATTATCTTATGTTTACTGAAGGTCAAAATGATGATGTTGAAAGTAGTTGCTCGAACTATTGGGCTTCATCGCTTGGTTCTGTTGAACTTTTATCCTTATTTTATCAACTACATTACGGTATGTTATCTGACCTATTCAATGAATGTCTTTTTCTCTTGATAATCAAATTGTGACTTTATTAGTTTCGCAGCCTCATCAAAATGGTGTCACTGAATTACTCGCTGCAGCAGTCCAGGCCTGCCATGATATGGTGAGTTAGCTACTCCTATATTTGATTGGACCTCagtagaagttttttttttttttttttttcctgtcccTTCATTAACTTAAGTCCCACTTCTATTGGAAATCAAGCATTATTTAAATTACTTGTTAGTCAGTCGACTCAATTTAACTTCGTGTACTTGCTTATGAGCAGGTTCCTCCTGATGCAGTTGAACCACTTTTCAAACAAGTAGTGAACAAATTTATAGATGATCGTGCACAGCCAGAGGTTTTACTTCATAAGTGctatcttctttctttcttttttttttttttttgcccttcGCAAGTCCCCTGTCTAAATATGTGATCACTTTCTTTTGGCAGGCCATAGCTGTTGGACTGAATACAACAAGGGAAATTTGTTTACGAATGCCTTTGGTAATGACCTATTTATATAAATTTTGGTTCTGGTATTATCTGTATTTCAGTTGAGGTTGCTAATCTAATGCTATTAATCATGGGTAATACCATATTCAGTCATTCTTATTTCTACTTGATGCATGATGCAAGGCTTTCTGAATTATAATTTGTTTCCTGCAACTAGTTGATGACAGAAGATTTGCTGCAAGATCTTGCATTATATAAGAAATCACATACAAAAGCAGTGTCAGTAGCAGCCCGTTCACTTATTGGCTTGTTCAGAGAGGTCCCTTCTCCTTTTCCTCTTTATGCATGAGCTAGTGATTGCTAGTCATGCCTTTCCATGAACCATGGTTGCATAGAAGACTGACTATTTAGTGTATGTACATGCAGCTTAACCCCTCGCTGCTGATTAAGAAGGATCGTGGTCGCCAACATGTTGActcaaaggcaaggccaaaagCGTATGGAGAAGTCAATGTACTTAGAAATGTTCCTGGTCTTGATTTACTAAAACATGATGATGACAATGGggagagtgatgatgatgatgaacctTCAGTAAGGGGCACTGATGAGATGGTAGCTTCCAGTGATGATGAAGGCTTGCAAATAACCAACACTGAGAGTGGAAGTGAAGATGACAACATGATATCTGAAGATGGTGATGAGATAGATGAGAATGACAGTGATGTGAGTGGtgatgaggatgaggtggaagcggaggatgaagatgaggatgaggaaGAGAATACAGAGGATGAGGAGGAAGAATTTGACAATAATGATGCCAAAGATGGTGGATCTGGAGTAAAAGAAAACATAGCAAAAAAGAGGAAATTTGCTGATTTTGATACACAACTTAATGATGCTGAAGCAAGTCTTAGGACTTTGAAGAGATTAGCCAAAGAAAATATGGGTCCTGCTCCAT
Coding sequences within:
- the LOC133712838 gene encoding uncharacterized protein LOC133712838, which codes for MSSHCMTPEPLSASGRSSEKMSLPTLQSKMKCDPEGYETELLLVYNQFKSSLELFKQQADLGFKSVTGSGGSDPTVAKDLADRALFLAHVTPFYPAQLAQFPSQLSEFLHSSARTLPSGLRLHVAQALILLMNRKMVDIADNLGLFMEIQTYGDKALKTLAYNHVIHSIKRMNMKHKNEAKNRVLQNVLFRMLQLEDETKAKRALITLRELHRRKVWFDENTANAICSACFHPSSRIMIACLSFLLDYEKIEEEDDSDASSSDEDTPIKSHLAINREDIYKAHHKGTLASKKKKKAKLQRAIRSLKKQQRVTSEKSTSNYHTPLNHLRDPQEFAEKLFSRLQNSTRVERFEVKMMMLKVVARTIGLHRLVLLNFYPYFINYITPHQNGVTELLAAAVQACHDMVPPDAVEPLFKQVVNKFIDDRAQPEAIAVGLNTTREICLRMPLLMTEDLLQDLALYKKSHTKAVSVAARSLIGLFRELNPSLLIKKDRGRQHVDSKARPKAYGEVNVLRNVPGLDLLKHDDDNGESDDDDEPSVRGTDEMVASSDDEGLQITNTESGSEDDNMISEDGDEIDENDSDVSGDEDEVEAEDEDEDEEENTEDEEEEFDNNDAKDGGSGVKENIAKKRKFADFDTQLNDAEASLRTLKRLAKENMGPAPSDSTDGFLSNEDFRRIKELKAKQRLAQQGLLKKSSDAKSTAFKIPTSDELSIKRIDPAKLEVHVKRRMTKEEKLALVKAGREDRVYMARAAVKQKKSGGLSNKQKEHKKAMPLVAKRAKVAKSRVAKRKKQQLSGKNFRGKKAWK